The region atgcgtGATGTTCGAGTCTGTCGGGTTTCAAGTCCAATGAATGCAAGGACCTAAGAGACCGGGATCGTTCAAAGAGCGAGGGGTCAGTGTAAATCGGTTCGCTTCCGTCATCGAATGCGTTCGCTAAGCGTCCAGAAGAACCGGCTTCTTCGCCCACATCAGAGTAATTCCTGCCTAAACCGCTGGAATACGAGtaagtaattattacttaaaataataaattcgatcatacactaaataggtaggtatataataataataagcgtaaaaattacttaaatctACCGAAGAGCTTTAGAGTGAGAATCTTTTAGTAggtaactttaaattttataggtatttcaCATTAGAAGGTTAAAACtattcatctatactaatattataaagctgaagagtttgtttgtttgtttgaacgcgctaatctcgggaactactggtccgatttgaaaagttctttcggtgttagatatagctcatttatcgaggaaggctatatatcatcacgctacggccaacaggagtggagccacgggggtgaaaccgcgcggagcagctagtacaCTATAACTATTAATTTGCGCACTAATCGTAATTACCTaccgtaaaaaaatacaaatttaacgACCTCACGTAAATCGTTTCAGACACTTATGTGAATAATGGATGTAATAGTCTAAGATCCCACTGCAGGATTACTTCGTTCATAGTTTTATTGATGAaaccaaaattttatgtaggtatattaataattaggagaatataatatatcggCTAGATTTCCAGTCAAAATTTCTGAGTAAAAATATGGCTAAATTATAGGTACAATAGTTACCTCAAAGAAAACGGCTTATGTAGATGTGAAGCAGAGAACAGCGAGGGTCGTGTCGGCCTCGGTCCGGGCGCGGCCGGTCGCAGCGCGGGCACGGGACTCGACGCTTGGATGTTTTTGCGTAACACACGCCAGTAACGCCTTGTattaaaagaatattataacaaaactgAATAATAAGTAAGATGGGCAAACAATAtatcaaatgtttttttttaaatgtttattcaatttaatttttttaaagtgaatttGCTAACAATATTGTCGGTGCTAATTTTTTGCTctataattttcaattgagaattcttatattattttaatggttttatgtagataaatttttcattgtaGGTACACCAGTAATATGACGTATTGTATAATGTACTGAAAACAAACTATCTTTAAGTATCAGAAGAGATGAATTTACCGAATCTACGCAAATTCGTCGAGTGAATTTAATCTGCAGCATGCACACTGATTGCTTTgccaattgattattattaacggAAATATTCAATTGTGTTACGTAGTTAAGAGGGGTCCTGCGTGAGCATCTGAAAAGCACTACAATACTATTGAAACTTCTATTAATTCCGAGGTTATTGTAAGTCATTTAGTTTTTCGACCACGTAAATAAgtcaatttgaaattatttttaaacacactAGTTTGAAAGGCGATGAGTGTCCGCACTAAACGACTCACTTGTATATGTACAGCGCGAGTATCAGCATGGCCAGCAGCAAGGACAGCAGCGAGCACAGCGCGGCGAGCAGCGCGCGGTAGTGCTGCGGGGTCACGCACACGCCGGCCGCCGACACCACGGGCGATGAATCTGCGCCATTCTCTTCTAGCAACTCGTTGCGGTTGTCGaataccttttttattttgcatttattaaTACAGATTTACAGTAAGTACCTTTAGATTAATGCTACTTTTGCATAGAAAAAAAGACAGCGATAAACAACTGTAAGGTATatgttctaaaaaaatatcgaccGCTTGAGATATAACTTTTGCAAAGTCTCTATTATTACAATTGAGtgatattaagatattatgcTCACATTTATTGGACGCTCGAAGCAGTTCCAAACAAATAGGAATTCAAAACGTTGAATATGTTGCAATTAAACTTACCTCTATCATTTTCCTCACATGGCTCGGCGTTTCCACTTCATCCTTCAAATACTTATCGACCTTGGCTTCTTCGTATGATATCTTGAACATATTGTCTTTCCCGTCAGTCTTATTGGTAGTTTCTTCATCTTTTACTTCTGTCGTATTCGTTTGTAGAACTTCTGTAGAGTTCACATCTCTTCGACGTCGGCCGAAAGATGGTTCCGTGCGTCCAGTTTGGCCTGGGCAATACgcctaagaaaatattttatatatagttGAGTAGGTAGTTATCTAACAAATAGAGATGTATTTAATTACTTGTGTCATATATCTTACCGGTTGGCAACCATCTCTACACGTTCTCACAGTAGCTTCGAACACTAAGAAATTAGACTCCGGTATTTTAAATGCGTTGAATCTAGCTTCGAGTGAATCGCCATTGCGACCTTTGTCCAGTTCTGGGAATACATCAGGATCCACGGGACATCTAAATTCAGAAATAAACTCTTAACTTGgcgaaaaattatatttagtcCTCGATAAAATCATGCTTGCGTTAAAATCCATagcaaatgaaaataatacaattggTTTTTTAAAACAAGCTTTTCAATACTTTAACCACTTACCCAACACGGTCAATCAACTGCACAGATCGTCCCGAATAAGGATCTCTAGCAATAACATTTGTAGCAAAGATATCCGTTGCATAATTATATCCATCTTGAGCCTCGAGCCTAAATGTTAACGGGTCACCAACAGCGATGGTGGTTGTCGGTCTTCCTTGGTACAGTATCAACAATCGGACCTTGGAGTTCAGTGAACTCTCCTCGGGTAGATACTCTATTGGTATCGGACTTCCTGACCTGTCAACCAAGTCATATCCAAAACTGTTAGACGTTTAGCTTGCTTTCTTTCTAGTGGGTAATGACTTTGgatgaattattttaagtgGTTTATATGTTCCTATTAAGGTAAGGtacgttatattataaatcgaATTAAACCCAATGGACCTTATTTATACGTTTAAATAACAAGTCCTATTTACTTATACCTTTGAAATTTTTGCCTTGCAAATTTTCTACCCCAGGGGATATTCTACggcaaaatatgttttatgaatTCATCCAAAGTCTGTTTGTTAGTAGCTGTTAGTTAAATAACAGCACTCAACAATCCATAGAAACAATATTTCCcatcaataaatacataagcATTAAACAATATAAGAACAAGTCatttcaagaaaaaataacaaaataagaCAGCAGCACACACAGCGGCACCAGTAACAagaaaaatcaaacaaaaactcCAAAAAATTTCAGTAGATTAATtcagaatattaataaaatggcaaaacaaaaacatggtTAAATcatgacataataatattatattatctatcatTTAACGcagttaggtacttaaataatattaaagccCATTAAATGATAAAGCCCATtactatactaataatttccattatttcataatttctaCGTTTTGTTATCTCGTCTCAGCCCTTAAAATAATGCTCAAGTCACAAACAGTGGaagacaattatttataacgttcaataataatagtaactaATATTTACTCAGAATTCAGATAGTATGAACCTTTGTCCTTTGGGCAAatacttcaataaaattattttatgatggCTCAAAGTATCAAGATTCGTTATATGAGttaatacagggtgtcccactgttggtatactaagctcaaaggaggttatagttttgcatttGCTGAGTTCGtaaaaaatgcttataaaattccagacgcatttttttcaaatagatgaatttctaaaactctatgtgtacactcATAGCATGCAACCCACCCACTTTGCCACCAGCatgtgagctatcgtttaagattatgttttcataaacaaaatgctcatattagcgaagcggtatatgccggctgcgcgacgctagagaagaaaacatggattgtcaggaaaaatttagcaaaaaatttttgacgtaattttgttgtttaagtatttttttcgtgatcagtgtatgcaaaactacaagttcattcgcgcttagtataccaatagtgggacaccctgtattaaCTCATATAACGAATCTTGATACTTTGAGccatcataaaataattttattgaagtatTTGCCCAAAGGACAAAGGTTCATACTATCTGAATTCTGAGTAAATATtagttactattattattgaacgttataaataattgtcttCCACTGTTTGTGACTTGAGCATTATTTTAAGGGATATACCTGGATAGGATTATCGCTTCATAATCACCTATTGCAAAAATACTGAGCTTTATCCAGAAAATTCATACAGTCGAATGAAGTAGAAGTATTGAGTAAATCTGTGTCAACTTTGTTAAAGAGTATACCaaacaaattcaataaaaacaagacaaTAAGCAATACACTCAACTCATTCCAAATGCAATATTTGATTGCTCTAGATTTCAGTTACCTTGTTGCCTTCTACCTGATTAAAACTAGAAAACAAATACggttattatcaaaatatcaaacaacagttaatatatttcaatctCACCCAGCTCCAATGTAGTTTGACGTGACCACAGCTTCAGCAGGTCCTCTGAACAGACACGTGAGGTTGAAGCGCTTGTCCCGGGACGTTTGTACGTTGTCACTGAATTGTACTACCACGATGTTTGTCATTGTATCTCCATActgtataaaacatatttaataaatgaaataaataatgagatatcGCGTAGGAAATGAATTGAAACCCTTAAAAAGCGTTTATTATAACATCTAAAGAGAAGATCAGGAAGAGAGATACATACGATACATTTCAATGCGATACCTATAATTGGATATGTATTATTGGTAGCTTATGAAAATGTAGGGAAGGTCATAAACAAGTCGATACAATAGATACTAAAAGATACGATAACTGTAAACTGACGTTGATTTATAAACATTCAAAGCTTTAAAAGAAGGAAACAAAAGACAAACCCGCTGTGTCCCACACTCCGGGTAACCATGTGCTCCGGTGATACGCAAGACGTTTTGAACGCCACCGTTTCCACGGAAGAAGCATCTATCGTAGAAACCGTATGTGTACATTCTACCGTAGAAGCCTTCAGGAAGGCGTAGCGTGAACTCCATCCCGTCTTCATTGCATACTTGGGACACTGTTTCAAAAAGGTTAACgatttttaagtacctatttaaaaagaattttatgaatttaaattaaatttttgatgCTACAGGTCGAgcaagttatttaatttagacttatattattgaagtataaaaaataggtaataCAGGAGAGagtcaataaattattatttttgtatcgtTACCATCCAAACAATCATCCGCAATGCGTCCAAGCGCCCTTTCGTAGAAGTCGTATTCATTAGCTGTGTTGTCGAAATGCGCAGGATTAGCGGCGTCAAGCTCGCGCGTGTCCCGGTCACTTAGTTCACAGTTATCCCGAGGTTCCACGCCGAAACCTACATCCCtggtaaaattataaaattaaatatataattcaatATATCAAGCTTGACTCTAATTCCATAAAAAGCGTGAACGTCAATAATTTTCAAGTGGACCCTTATTTTTCGATATGAAAGAAAACAAccttaattgtatatttataaacaggaaatcttttattatttaaaagttttccGAAGTTTACAGTGAAAcactgattattattaatatttaaacacaaaCCTGTAATTGAACGATCGACAAATAAAATCTCTAGCTTCAATACATTCGCGTTGGCAATGCGCCAAAGACTGAGCGGTTGTAAATCGGCGAACAAATCTTCTCTGCATTCGCTGTCTGCCAACTTGTCTGAAACTGTCGTCTTCACATCGTGATCCTTGCCAAGGTCTTTGTCCAATTGGAGGTCGTCCGATCGGTCCACCGATTGGCCCACCTACTGGCACACTGACTGGCCCAATGTGGCCAATACCGCCGATTGATCCTCCAACTGGAGCGATTGGACCGTCAGGCTCGTAGCCACCGTATCCACCACCACCTTAGTATAACACAAacaaaagtatttaatatataaaattatgaaatataaattattttttgataaaaattttcGCCAATAAGTATTATGTGTAAGGTATAGGGATGCGAATCGAATTTTTTACGCGCGCGAGCgagttatgtatttatataattcaccTATCGGTCTTTCCACAGGAGGTGCATAATTTCCTCTGTATCCACCGGGTCTTTCTATGGGCCTTCTTACACCATATGTAGGTCGTGGTTCCACTGGAATcctaaaaattgaaatattattaaaaattctatttaaattatagattatttaaattattcctGTTACGTAAGTAACGTTACGTACGTAATTTGCAAGTAGCGTATTTACCTGTCAGAACCTGGCCTTATAACATTGTCTGGATAGCGATCACTAGTGGGATACCGATCACCCCGGGGATATTCAGGGCCGTAATAACCACCACGTCCATATCCTGctttgatataaaaatgtataggaTAATGCAAATATGTCATATTTCTTTCTATAAACATCCATATTGCTTTGAAAagttatctaataaataatagttgaTGGGAATTCTATCTACTCATTTAGttgtgttatttaaatatcatatttctattttttattttatttttattttggtaaTCCAACAGCTTTACAATATATGTGATAAGATTTTACTATTTTGTTGATTAATTGAACAAATTGCCAAAGGATAATCtaagataatataatgcattttgaaattgaaaaatattgttataagtTAGTAAAATTAATCTTACCAGGATATGACGATCCGGTCGGCGGATATTTGTCATACATATCTGGATAACGATCCCCGCCCAAAGGTAAAGGATCCCGGTTAACGCCAACCGGGTATCTGCTGTATGGATACCGGCCCCAGTCGTTACCGGAATAACGGTCCTGATCGTATGCAGGGTATCTTGGATAAGGGCGTGACGGGTACCTCCCGCTGCCGCGTATCGGATATCTGTCTTGTGGATACCGATCTGGGTACACGTCAACAGGATAGCGACTGACTGGATATCGATCCGGATATCTGTCGATTTCGTTATCGGTGTCGATGGGATAACGGCCACCACCTGGATATCTGTCTATTGGAACTCTGGTTGGATACCGGTCTACACTCGGTGGATAACGATCTACCGGTGCGATTGGATAGCGGTCAGATGGCGGTGGAAAACGGTCAGATTGAGGTGGATAACGGTCAGCTATAACAGGGTATCTATTTGTCGGTGGTGGGTATCTTTCAGATGATATAGGATACCTATCAGAAGGCGGTGGATATCTATCAGATGGGAGAGGATATCTGTCAGATTGTGGCGGGTATCTATCAGAAGGCAGTGGGAATCGATCAGATGGGTAGCGTTCAGGCCCTACTCCAGGTGGGTATCTGTCATCTGGGAATCTGTCTGGGTACCGGTCAAGATATCTGTCAGGATAAGGTTCAGGGCCAGCCGGGTACCGATCATCAGGTGGATACCGGTCTGGACGGCCGTAGTATCTGTCATCATCATCCTCATCATCTGGATAGCGGTCTACGCCTGGAGGATACCTGTCCCTGTCCCTGTCCCTGTCTCTATCTCTATCACTGTTGCTACCACCTTGAAATAAAAGGAAATCATGAGAGGATTATGGAAATAGTTTAAGTTAAATTTTGGTTAG is a window of Colias croceus chromosome 17, ilColCroc2.1 DNA encoding:
- the LOC123698923 gene encoding uncharacterized protein LOC123698923; the protein is MKPRGLSVMHAFSALTMLTMANAQTTCNQGMGRVMYERLPNQQLHGFDDDVIRETAPPFRVLEKCQDLCLRDRSGNGLVRTCNSIDFQPGARIAAFSPEPEYEESTCYLTREQAAPEGIGTLMIVPNSVHFNEICLTSNRPERECPSRRYVFERHARKRLKLPPSDLKEIMVANRTECEDKCLGEFSFVCRSATYDSALRTCSLSRFTRRTHPELLEDDHNADYLENTCLNAERRCDGLAVFIKEENKRLGGPFEADVFTNMTLEECQSMCVRAEKYFCRSIEHDEMTRQCVLSEEDSVSQKDDITVSASPTHHFYDLVCLDNPRGTEYPDNSVTSHLFSPGRRPDTAFQRYRNSRITGEFHSEITGRSLSECLDECLRQTSFQCRSAVYSDRARTCRLSRYNQKDGMRLLYDPDFDYYENLMRGSNSDRDRDRDRDRDRYPPGVDRYPDDEDDDDRYYGRPDRYPPDDRYPAGPEPYPDRYLDRYPDRFPDDRYPPGVGPERYPSDRFPLPSDRYPPQSDRYPLPSDRYPPPSDRYPISSERYPPPTNRYPVIADRYPPQSDRFPPPSDRYPIAPVDRYPPSVDRYPTRVPIDRYPGGGRYPIDTDNEIDRYPDRYPVSRYPVDVYPDRYPQDRYPIRGSGRYPSRPYPRYPAYDQDRYSGNDWGRYPYSRYPVGVNRDPLPLGGDRYPDMYDKYPPTGSSYPGYGRGGYYGPEYPRGDRYPTSDRYPDNVIRPGSDRIPVEPRPTYGVRRPIERPGGYRGNYAPPVERPIGGGGYGGYEPDGPIAPVGGSIGGIGHIGPVSVPVGGPIGGPIGRPPIGQRPWQGSRCEDDSFRQVGRQRMQRRFVRRFTTAQSLAHCQRECIEARDFICRSFNYRDVGFGVEPRDNCELSDRDTRELDAANPAHFDNTANEYDFYERALGRIADDCLDVSQVCNEDGMEFTLRLPEGFYGRMYTYGFYDRCFFRGNGGVQNVLRITGAHGYPECGTQRYGDTMTNIVVVQFSDNVQTSRDKRFNLTCLFRGPAEAVVTSNYIGAGFGYDLVDRSGSPIPIEYLPEESSLNSKVRLLILYQGRPTTTIAVGDPLTFRLEAQDGYNYATDIFATNVIARDPYSGRSVQLIDRVGCPVDPDVFPELDKGRNGDSLEARFNAFKIPESNFLVFEATVRTCRDGCQPAYCPGQTGRTEPSFGRRRRDVNSTEVLQTNTTEVKDEETTNKTDGKDNMFKISYEEAKVDKYLKDEVETPSHVRKMIEVFDNRNELLEENGADSSPVVSAAGVCVTPQHYRALLAALCSLLSLLLAMLILALYIYKRYWRVLRKNIQASSPVPALRPAAPGPRPTRPSLFSASHLHKPFSLSGLGRNYSDVGEEAGSSGRLANAFDDGSEPIYTDPSLFERSRSLRSLHSLDLKPDRLEHHA